In Lonchura striata isolate bLonStr1 chromosome 18, bLonStr1.mat, whole genome shotgun sequence, one genomic interval encodes:
- the C18H12orf76 gene encoding uncharacterized protein C12orf76 homolog, which yields MGLAAARGWALSPLSPGPAERSRPYAVLQHQNLVLLGSILSALLLTIILMAICVYRPVRRR from the exons ATGGGgctggcggcggcgcggggctgggcgctgtccccgctgtccccgggcCCGGCGGAGCGCAGCCGGCCCTACgctgtgctgcagcaccagAACCTGG TGCTGCTCGGCAGCATCCTCAGCGCTCTCCTGCTCACCATCATCCTCATGGCCATCTGTGTCTACCGGCCCGTCCGGCGGCGGTAG